Proteins from a genomic interval of Streptomyces fodineus:
- a CDS encoding Stp1/IreP family PP2C-type Ser/Thr phosphatase, with protein MSLSLRFAAGSHKGMIREGNEDSGYAGPRLLAIADGMGGQAAGEVASSEVISTLVTLDDDVPGSDILTSLGTAVQRANDQLRAMVEEDPQLEGMGTTLTALLWTGQRLGLVHVGDSRAYLLRDGVLTQITQDHTWVQRLVDEGRITEEEATTHPQRSLLMRALGSAEHVEPDLSIREVRAGDRYLICSDGLSGVVSHQTLEETLASYQGPQETVQELIQLALRGGGPDNITVIVADVLDLDQGDTLAGQLSDQPVVVGAVAENQHHLHDNGIMQTPAGRASHLGRQAPGHGGGEFGPPGSGDTTGYIPAGSFGDYADGELTKPRGQRKWLKRSLYSVLALAVIGGGLYGGYQWTQTQYYVGAKDEHVALYRGISQDLAWVSLSKVEKDHPEIELKYLPPYQQKQVKATITAGGLQQAQAKIDALSVQASACRKQAERQAAESQRNAKTGQGEAGGTTGTTRTAFTSKASPTPNPSTGTASKKPPTTSSKPPTPTATPNPGPSLSEDEQKVVDQCGKQ; from the coding sequence ATGAGTCTGTCACTGCGCTTTGCCGCCGGATCGCACAAGGGCATGATCCGCGAGGGCAACGAGGACTCCGGTTACGCCGGTCCCCGGCTGCTCGCGATCGCCGACGGCATGGGCGGCCAGGCGGCCGGCGAGGTCGCCTCCTCCGAGGTCATCTCCACCCTGGTCACGCTCGACGACGACGTGCCCGGCTCCGACATCCTCACCTCGCTCGGCACGGCCGTGCAGCGCGCCAACGACCAGCTGCGCGCCATGGTCGAGGAGGACCCCCAGCTCGAGGGCATGGGGACGACCCTCACCGCCCTGCTGTGGACCGGGCAGCGGCTCGGTCTCGTGCACGTCGGCGACTCGCGCGCCTATCTGCTGCGTGACGGAGTTCTCACGCAGATCACCCAGGACCACACCTGGGTGCAGCGGCTCGTGGACGAGGGCCGGATCACCGAAGAGGAAGCCACCACTCACCCGCAGCGCTCCCTGCTGATGCGCGCCCTCGGCAGCGCCGAGCACGTCGAGCCCGATCTGTCGATCCGCGAGGTGCGGGCCGGCGACCGCTATCTGATCTGCTCCGACGGGCTGTCCGGGGTCGTCTCCCACCAGACGTTGGAGGAGACCCTCGCCAGCTACCAGGGCCCGCAGGAGACCGTGCAGGAGCTGATCCAGCTCGCGCTGCGCGGCGGCGGCCCCGACAACATCACCGTCATCGTCGCCGACGTCCTCGACCTGGACCAGGGCGACACCCTCGCCGGGCAGCTGTCCGACCAGCCGGTCGTGGTCGGCGCCGTCGCCGAGAACCAGCACCATCTGCACGACAACGGCATCATGCAGACCCCGGCCGGCCGCGCCTCCCACCTGGGCCGCCAGGCGCCCGGGCACGGCGGCGGCGAGTTCGGCCCGCCCGGCTCCGGCGACACCACCGGGTACATCCCGGCGGGCAGCTTCGGCGACTACGCCGACGGCGAGCTCACCAAGCCGCGCGGGCAGCGCAAGTGGCTGAAGAGATCCCTCTACAGCGTGCTCGCCCTCGCCGTCATCGGCGGCGGCCTCTACGGCGGCTACCAGTGGACGCAGACGCAGTACTACGTCGGCGCCAAGGACGAGCACGTGGCCCTGTACCGCGGGATCAGCCAGGACCTGGCCTGGGTGTCGCTGTCGAAGGTGGAGAAGGACCACCCCGAGATCGAACTCAAGTACCTGCCGCCGTACCAGCAGAAGCAGGTGAAGGCCACGATCACCGCGGGCGGTCTGCAGCAGGCCCAGGCGAAGATCGACGCGCTGTCCGTGCAGGCTTCCGCGTGCCGGAAGCAGGCGGAGCGCCAGGCCGCCGAGTCCCAGCGGAACGCCAAGACGGGCCAGGGCGAGGCCGGAGGTACCACGGGAACCACCCGTACCGCCTTCACGTCCAAGGCATCACCGACGCCGAACCCGTCAACGGGTACGGCGTCGAAGAAGCCCCCGACAACGTCCTCGAAGCCCCCGACCCCGACCGCCACTCCGAACCCCGGCCCGAGCCTCTCCGAGGATGAGCAGAAGGTCGTCGATCAGTGCGGCAAGCAGTAG
- a CDS encoding FHA domain-containing protein FhaB/FipA, protein MSELTLTVMRLGFLAVLWLFVIVAVQVIRSDLFGTRVTQRGSRREAGRQQQAARQQPAAPPQQRGQQRGQQGGGRRGRNAPSKLVVTEGTLTGTTVALQGQTVTLGRAHDSTIVLDDDYASSRHARIYPDRDGQWIVEDLGSTNGTYLDRSRLTTPTPIPLGAPIRIGKTVIELRK, encoded by the coding sequence ATGTCAGAGCTGACCCTCACGGTCATGCGGCTGGGTTTCCTGGCCGTACTGTGGCTGTTCGTGATCGTGGCCGTGCAGGTCATCCGGAGCGACCTGTTCGGTACGCGTGTCACCCAGCGCGGATCGCGCAGGGAGGCCGGTCGCCAGCAGCAGGCGGCCCGGCAGCAGCCCGCCGCGCCTCCGCAGCAGCGAGGCCAGCAGCGGGGCCAGCAGGGCGGCGGCCGGCGCGGGCGCAACGCCCCCAGCAAGCTGGTCGTGACCGAGGGCACACTGACCGGCACCACGGTCGCGCTCCAGGGTCAGACGGTCACGCTGGGCCGGGCGCACGACTCCACGATCGTGCTGGACGACGACTACGCCTCCAGCCGTCATGCCAGGATCTACCCGGATCGCGACGGTCAGTGGATCGTCGAGGACCTCGGCTCCACCAACGGCACCTACCTGGACCGGTCCCGGCTGACGACCCCCACGCCGATCCCGCTGGGCGCGCCGATCCGCATCGGCAAGACCGTCATCGAGCTGCGGAAGTAG